From the Pongo pygmaeus isolate AG05252 chromosome X, NHGRI_mPonPyg2-v2.0_pri, whole genome shotgun sequence genome, one window contains:
- the TAF9B gene encoding transcription initiation factor TFIID subunit 9B isoform X1 has product MAARWTADSDESDEGWSLSEEPASSPVSSLSADDEWLDNMESGKMAPPKNAPRDALVMAQILKDMGITEYEPRVINQMLEFAFRYVTTILDDAKIYSSHAKKPNVDADDVRLAIQCRADQSFTSPPPRDFLLDIARQKNQTPLPLIKPYAGPRLPPDRYCLTAPNYRLKSLIKKGPNQGRLVPRLSVGAVSSKPTTPTIATPQTVSVPNKVATPMSVTSQRFTVQIPPSQSTPVKPVPATTAVQNVLINPSMIGPKNILITTNMVSSQNTANEANPLKRKHEDDDDNDIM; this is encoded by the exons ATGGCGGCCAGGTGGACGGCTGATTCTGATGAGTCTGATGAG GGGTGGAGCCTGAGCGAGGAGCCCGCGAGCTcgcctgtctcctctctctccgCGGATGACGAGTGGCTGGATAACATGGAGTCGGGCAAGATGGCGCCTCCCAAGAACGCTCCGAGAGATGCCTTG GTGATGGCACAGATCCTGAAGGATATGGGAATCACAGAGTATGAACCAAGGGTTATAAATCAAATGTTGGAATTTGCTTTCC GTTATGTGACTACAATTCTGGATGATGCAAAAATTTATTCGAGCCATGCTAAGAAACCTAATGTTGATGCAGATGATGTGAGACTGGCAATCCAGTGTCGTGCTGACCAATCTTTTACCTCTCCTCCCCCAAGAGAT tttttactgGATATCGCAAGGCAGAAAAATCAAACCCCTTTGCCACTGATTAAGCCATATGCAGGACCTAGACTGCCACCTGATAGATACTGCTTAACAGCTCCAAACTATAGGCTGAAGTCCTTAATTAAAAAG GGACCTAACCAAGGGAGACTAGTTCCACGATTAAGTGTTGGTGCCGTTAGTAGCAAACCTACTACTCCTACTATAG CAACCCCACAAACGGTGTCTGTCCCAAATAAAGTTGCAACTCCAATGTCAGTGACAAGCCAAAGATTTACGGTGCAGATTCCACCTTCTCAGTCCACACCTGTCAAACCAG TTCCTGCAACAACTGCAGTTCAAAATGTTCTGATTAATCCTTCAATGATTGGGCCCAAAAATATTCTTATTACCACCAACATGGTGTCGTCACAGAACACGGCCAATGAAGCAAACCCACTGAAGAGAAaacatgaagatgatgatgacaatgatattATGTAA
- the TAF9B gene encoding transcription initiation factor TFIID subunit 9B isoform X2 produces the protein MESGKMAPPKNAPRDALVMAQILKDMGITEYEPRVINQMLEFAFRYVTTILDDAKIYSSHAKKPNVDADDVRLAIQCRADQSFTSPPPRDFLLDIARQKNQTPLPLIKPYAGPRLPPDRYCLTAPNYRLKSLIKKGPNQGRLVPRLSVGAVSSKPTTPTIATPQTVSVPNKVATPMSVTSQRFTVQIPPSQSTPVKPVPATTAVQNVLINPSMIGPKNILITTNMVSSQNTANEANPLKRKHEDDDDNDIM, from the exons ATGGAGTCGGGCAAGATGGCGCCTCCCAAGAACGCTCCGAGAGATGCCTTG GTGATGGCACAGATCCTGAAGGATATGGGAATCACAGAGTATGAACCAAGGGTTATAAATCAAATGTTGGAATTTGCTTTCC GTTATGTGACTACAATTCTGGATGATGCAAAAATTTATTCGAGCCATGCTAAGAAACCTAATGTTGATGCAGATGATGTGAGACTGGCAATCCAGTGTCGTGCTGACCAATCTTTTACCTCTCCTCCCCCAAGAGAT tttttactgGATATCGCAAGGCAGAAAAATCAAACCCCTTTGCCACTGATTAAGCCATATGCAGGACCTAGACTGCCACCTGATAGATACTGCTTAACAGCTCCAAACTATAGGCTGAAGTCCTTAATTAAAAAG GGACCTAACCAAGGGAGACTAGTTCCACGATTAAGTGTTGGTGCCGTTAGTAGCAAACCTACTACTCCTACTATAG CAACCCCACAAACGGTGTCTGTCCCAAATAAAGTTGCAACTCCAATGTCAGTGACAAGCCAAAGATTTACGGTGCAGATTCCACCTTCTCAGTCCACACCTGTCAAACCAG TTCCTGCAACAACTGCAGTTCAAAATGTTCTGATTAATCCTTCAATGATTGGGCCCAAAAATATTCTTATTACCACCAACATGGTGTCGTCACAGAACACGGCCAATGAAGCAAACCCACTGAAGAGAAaacatgaagatgatgatgacaatgatattATGTAA